A window of the Brachyhypopomus gauderio isolate BG-103 chromosome 14, BGAUD_0.2, whole genome shotgun sequence genome harbors these coding sequences:
- the LOC143475165 gene encoding BTB/POZ domain-containing protein KCTD1 isoform X2: MFQDNRSSMSRPMISRSPASPLSNQGIPTPAQLTKSNAPVHIDVGGHMYTSSLATLTKYPESRIGRLFDGTEPIVLDSLKQHYFIDRDGHMFRYILNFLRTSKLLIPDDFKDYNLLYEEARYFQLQPMLAELERWRHERELSRVSRPCECLVVRVAPDLGERITLSGDKALIEDVFPEIGDVMCNSVNAGWNHDSTHVIRFPLNGYCHLNSVQVLERLQQRGFDIVGSCGGGVDSSQFSEYVLRRELRRSPGNRIKQEQLD, encoded by the exons GATAACCGCTCCAGTATGTCCCGGCCGATGATCAGTAGATCTCCAGCCTCTCCGCTCAGTAACCAGGGCATACCTACCCCGGCCCAGCTCACAAAGTCCAACGCACCGGTGCACATCGACGTGGGTGGACACATGTACACCAGCAGCCTTGCAACGCTAACAAAGTACCCAGAGTCCAG gattgGTCGTCTGTTTGATGGCACTGAGCCCATAGTCCTGGACAGTCTGAAGCAGCACTACTTCATCGACAGGGATGGTCACATGTTCCGTTACATCCTCAACTTCCTGCGGACGTCCAAGCTCCTCATACCTGACGACTTcaaa GATTATAATCTGCTGTACGAGGAGGCGCGTTACTTCCAGCTGCAGCCGATGCTGGCCGAGCTGGAGCGTTGGCGTCACGAACGGGAGCTGAGCAGAGTGTCGCGTCCCTGCGAGTGCCTCGTGGTGCGGGTCGCCCCCGACCTCGGCGAGCGCATCACTCTCAGCGGCGACAAGGCCCTCATCGAGGACGTCTTCCCAGAGATCGGCGACGTCATGTGCAACTCCGTCAACGCCGGCTGGAACCACGACTCCACGCACGTGATCCGGTTCCCGCTGAACGGCTACTGCCACCTCAACTCTGTGCAG GTCCTCGAACGGCTACAACAGAGGGGCTTTGACATCGTGGGCTcgtgtggggggggtgtcgaCTCCTCTCAGTTCAGCGAGTACGTCCTGCGGAGAGAGCTACGCCGATCACCCGGCAACCGGATTAAACAAGAGCAACTGGACTAG
- the LOC143475165 gene encoding BTB/POZ domain-containing protein KCTD1 isoform X3, whose amino-acid sequence MSRPMISRSPASPLSNQGIPTPAQLTKSNAPVHIDVGGHMYTSSLATLTKYPESRIGRLFDGTEPIVLDSLKQHYFIDRDGHMFRYILNFLRTSKLLIPDDFKDYNLLYEEARYFQLQPMLAELERWRHERELSRVSRPCECLVVRVAPDLGERITLSGDKALIEDVFPEIGDVMCNSVNAGWNHDSTHVIRFPLNGYCHLNSVQVLERLQQRGFDIVGSCGGGVDSSQFSEYVLRRELRRSPGNRIKQEQLD is encoded by the exons ATGTCCCGGCCGATGATCAGTAGATCTCCAGCCTCTCCGCTCAGTAACCAGGGCATACCTACCCCGGCCCAGCTCACAAAGTCCAACGCACCGGTGCACATCGACGTGGGTGGACACATGTACACCAGCAGCCTTGCAACGCTAACAAAGTACCCAGAGTCCAG gattgGTCGTCTGTTTGATGGCACTGAGCCCATAGTCCTGGACAGTCTGAAGCAGCACTACTTCATCGACAGGGATGGTCACATGTTCCGTTACATCCTCAACTTCCTGCGGACGTCCAAGCTCCTCATACCTGACGACTTcaaa GATTATAATCTGCTGTACGAGGAGGCGCGTTACTTCCAGCTGCAGCCGATGCTGGCCGAGCTGGAGCGTTGGCGTCACGAACGGGAGCTGAGCAGAGTGTCGCGTCCCTGCGAGTGCCTCGTGGTGCGGGTCGCCCCCGACCTCGGCGAGCGCATCACTCTCAGCGGCGACAAGGCCCTCATCGAGGACGTCTTCCCAGAGATCGGCGACGTCATGTGCAACTCCGTCAACGCCGGCTGGAACCACGACTCCACGCACGTGATCCGGTTCCCGCTGAACGGCTACTGCCACCTCAACTCTGTGCAG GTCCTCGAACGGCTACAACAGAGGGGCTTTGACATCGTGGGCTcgtgtggggggggtgtcgaCTCCTCTCAGTTCAGCGAGTACGTCCTGCGGAGAGAGCTACGCCGATCACCCGGCAACCGGATTAAACAAGAGCAACTGGACTAG